Proteins co-encoded in one Zygotorulaspora mrakii chromosome 5, complete sequence genomic window:
- the NOP14 gene encoding snoRNA-binding rRNA-processing protein NOP14 (similar to Saccharomyces cerevisiae NOP14 (YDL148C); ancestral locus Anc_7.327), with product MGGSQLKNLKAALKAHDLTGQTAAKKSKKQRRQPKKYDREEHAKLIASIREEFNPFEIKTARNKRSTAGSKDGKNVTVAVGKPGISKQIGEEQRKQAFELRNAQKNKRNGFVDRRFGERNKHLSEEDRMLERFTRERQSQSKNKSNLFDLNDESDSESNNMFGSELTHLGESLSQQDDFDSGDLGLNDQGKRQYDNQLGESIEPSRKKTKAEVMKEIIAKSKFYKHERQVAQEKLKNQIEDLDENFEDIFSKLKDSESISKNHLQKSETNKVDQEYDTKVRELIMERRSVPSDRTKTEEELQKEAAEKKKMLEQQRLDRMSGILEAEDGEAKGVEDLDDQFWDREDNVDDADFNRENIDNEIAGSDDDIDLGDEKYEAKETSSSPFTDSKALDCPQNHNQLLVIVEKSSLKQQISIIRKIINAHQPKLAEGNKEKLGNFTGVLLRHILFLFRQEYSSNVQKFSEAQNSLISILKVLSEKYNHSLSKECRVITAEIQKRFKKNQFSGLDSSDLAFFSIVGILFSTSDQYHLVVTPCSILMAEFLEQLKFNSVGKLAFGAILVKISLQYQRLSKRYIPEVLFFLEKSLATFLHTSNEDMSKIVKLDSYLLGLPKKTIFSPTTPRTLELHAIHQIKDENENYKKTVFLNILESLDEVISSVWKELPAFSEISLPIQNLLEICVKRYASITLAKNILDKIQRLQKLNKHSPLTLQDHKPVSIPSHAPKFEENFNPDKKSYDPDRERSEINKMKNLIKKERKFTMKEIRKDTRFEARQKIDEQNREAGKYHAKMAHIINTINTEEGAEANKYEREKKLRSGKK from the coding sequence ATGGGAGGGTCTCAGCtaaaaaatctgaaagCAGCCTTGAAAGCTCACGATTTGACAGGACAAACGGCTGcgaagaagagcaagaaaCAGAGGAGACAACcgaaaaaatatgatagAGAGGAGCACGCTAAATTAATTGCAAGCATTAGGGAAGAGTTTAATCCATTCGAAATTAAAACTGCACGTAACAAGCGTAGCACAGCTGGTTCGAAGGATGGCAAAAATGTCACGGTAGCAGTTGGTAAGCCTGGTATATCGAAGCAGATCGGTGAAGAACAGAGGAAGCAGGCTTTTGAACTCAGAAATGCccaaaaaaacaagagGAACGGTTTTGTGGATCGTAGGTTTGGTGAAAGGAATAAACATTTGAGTGAAGAAGACAGGATGTTGGAGCGTTTCACCAGAGAAAGACAAAGTCAATCTAAGAATAAATCTAATTTATTCGActtgaatgatgaaagtgatTCCGAGAGCAACAATATGTTTGGATCCGAGCTTACACATTTGGGTGAATCTCTATCGCAGCAAGATGACTTCGATTCTGGAGATTTAGGTCTTAACGATCAGGGAAAGAGACAGTATGACAATCAGTTGGGTGAATCGATTGAACCCTCAAGGAAAAAAACCAAAGCTGAAGTGATGAAAGAAATCATCGCAAAATCCAAGTTTTATAAGCATGAAAGACAAGTGGCAcaagaaaagttgaaaaacCAAATCGAAGATCTGGatgaaaactttgaagatattttctccaaattgaaagattctGAGAGCATCTCAAAGAATCATTTGCAAAAGAGTGAAACAAACAAGGTGGATCAGGAGTATGATACCAAGGTTCGAGAACTGATTATGGAAAGAAGATCCGTTCCTTCTGATAGAACTAAGACAGAAGAGGagcttcaaaaagaagctgctgaaaagaagaaaatgctgGAACAACAGAGGCTAGATAGAATGAGCGGTATTCTTGAAGCAGAAGATGGTGAAGCCAAAGGTGTCGAAGATCTGGATGATCAGTTTTGGGACCGGGAGGACAATGTGGATGATGCTGACTTCAATCgagaaaatattgataatgaGATTGCAGGCTCAGATGATGATATAGATTTGGGTGACGAAAAGTATGAAGCGAAGGAAACCTCTTCATCCCCTTTTACCGATAGTAAAGCATTGGACTGCCCCCAAAATCACAACCAGTTATTAGTAATAGTAGAAAAGTCATCGCTCAAACAGCAAATTTCTATCATaagaaaaattatcaaCGCGCATCAGCCAAAATTGGCTGAAGGtaataaagaaaaactaGGGAATTTTACAGGTGTACTTTTGAGgcatattttgtttttgtttcgCCAGGAATACTCTtcaaatgttcaaaaattttcagagGCTCAAAATTCTCTAATATCAATCTTGAAGGTTCTTTCAGAGAAATACAACCACTCTCTATCGAAAGAATGTCGAGTTATTACGGCTGAGATACagaaaagattcaaaaagaatcagTTTTCAGGGTTAGATAGTTCAGATCTtgcttttttctctattgTTGGTATTCTGTTTTCCACTTCTGATCAATACCATCTAGTCGTCACTCCATGTTCCATTTTGATGGCAGAATTTTTGGAGCAGCTCAAGTTCAACAGTGTCGGAAAACTTGCGTTCGGTGCAATACTTGTTAAGATATCACTACAGTACCAGAGGTTATCGAAGCGGTATATTCCCGAGGTGCTATTTTTTCTGGAGAAATCTCTGGCTACATTTTTGCATACGTCGAACGAAGATATGAGCAAGATTGTTAAACTGGATTCGTATCTGTTAGGTCTTCCAAAAAAGACAATATTTTCTCCGACAACTCCACGTACTTTAGAACTGCATgcaattcatcaaataaagGATGAAAACGAGAACTATAAAAAGACCGTCTTCCTGAACATTCTGGAGTCTCTAGATGAAGTTATTTCAAGTGTATGGAAAGAACTTCCGGCCTTCTCCGAAATTTCTCTTCccattcaaaatcttctcGAAATATGTGTCAAAAGATACGCTTCAATAACACTAgcaaaaaatattctgGATAAGATTCAACGATTACAAAAACTGAACAAACACAGTCCACTTACACTGCAGGATCATAAACCAGTATCTATTCCATCTCATGCTCCTAAATTCGAGGAGAATTTCAATCCAGACAAGAAATCTTACGATCCAGACAGAGAGAGAAGCGAAATCAACAAGATGAAGAATCTAATCAAGAAAGAACGTAAATTCACTATGAAGGAAATCCGAAAGGATACCAGGTTTGAAGCTAGGCAAAAGAttgatgaacaaaatagGGAGGCAGGTAAATACCATGCAAAAATGGCTCACATCATCAATACAATCAATACAGAAGAAGGCGCTGAAGCTAATAAATAtgagagagaaaaaaaattacgTTCTGGTAAAAAGTGA
- the ATG9 gene encoding autophagy protein ATG9 (similar to Saccharomyces cerevisiae ATG9 (YDL149W); ancestral locus Anc_7.328): protein MDKSKISPQTNGRDTFLSRVFGLQSEDVTTSIHTEEMSTFPEQQDEGDDKGHLVSLHASDENHYSAEEEELRMPESDQGTTTDEEYAHAADVDLDDETGFKNGHDNGTYNRNGSILKVGQLSSDEEYRDAIDSENDEDDQEEDPEYVIEEDRPLFARNSSDANIKKETETVGSTLPKSMLFQRILQHNNQKQKKKQLFTSSKDEHLNSRVGNEEIKNDRGYERDLEAGLGTGEGRRKTFMNDDRPRGNRAFTSNFPLKRPNLFKNISVLNKTPANKVNTLSPRERALWKWANVDNLDLFLQDVYRYYLGNGYFCIILEKILNLATLIFVIFTSTYGGYCIDYSKISTSNRLSDVTIDKCYSSSITGFTKLLLWIFYVFVVLKIAQLYFDVQNLKDIHNFYSYLLNVSDKELQTIPWQTIIQQIMYLKDQNALTANVLEVKAKNRIDAHDVANRIMRKENYLIAMYNNEVLDLSLPFPLYRTSTLTKTLEWNINLCILGYAFNESGLIKQSFLKPSQHEYIKEELKKRFLLAGFLNIVLSPFLVTYFLLLYFLRYFNEYKTSPGTLGARQYTLMAEWKFREYNELFHLFQKRMGLSTELANRYINQFPKEETNLMFKFVAFISGSFVAILAILTVFDPENFLNFEITNDRTALFYITVMGAIWTVCRNSVSDEYNVFDPEETLQELATYTHYMPHEWEGRYHTEEVKNEFCKLYNLRIIVLVRELASLVITPFILWYSLPKSADRIVEFFRDNTIHVDGLGYVCKYAMFDINETLEHKNGKSKLKAPLQSKDTQDGRKVNLREIISEDLSDTNDSDSEENDAAVNKMMQSYMYFIDDYENSSKVVGKHQLPTKRYGDETKLSPMLNNSYSWKKQFRPGQKPELFRIGKHSLETRQPVATNKSSTTSKKKRSVNRRLSENDNINLGNSFIGSIPAPSYELQNNIKSGNSRNESGAGGIFNLVKEFYNQSELGR from the coding sequence ATGGATAAAAGCAAGATATCACCGCAAACTAATGGTAGGGACACGTTTTTGTCCCGAGTATTCGGCTTGCAATCCGAAGACGTCACGACGTCGATTCACACAGAAGAAATGAGCACTTTTCCTGAGCAGCAAGATGAAGGGGACGATAAAGGCCATTTAGTAAGTTTACATGCCTCTGATGAAAATCACTACAGTGctgaagaggaagagctGCGAATGCCCGAGTCTGACCAGGGTACTACGACAGATGAAGAGTATGCGCATGCTGCAGATGTGGATCTAGACGACGAAACAGGATTCAAGAATGGGCATGATAATGGCACTTATAATCGTAATGGATCCATACTCAAAGTCGGTCAACTTTCGAGCGACGAAGAATACAGAGATGCAATTGACTCTGAGAATGACGAAGACGATCAGGAAGAAGATCCGGAGTATGTGATAGAAGAAGATAGACCATTATTTGCTAGAAACTCATCTGATGCAAATATTAAAAAGGAAACGGAAACCGTGGGCTCTACTTTGCCCAAATCGATGCTTTTCCAGCGAATATTGCAACACaataatcaaaaacaaaagaagaaacagTTGTTCACCTCTTCAAAAGACGAACATCTGAACTCTAGGGTTGGAAATGAGGAAATTAAAAATGATAGAGgatatgaaagagatctAGAAGCTGGTTTGGGCACTGGCGAGGGAAGAAGGAAAACTTTCATGAACGATGACAGACCGCGTGGCAATAGGGCTTTTACGAGCAATTTTCCTCTCAAGAGACCTAACCTctttaaaaatatatcagTCCTGAATAAAACACCTGCTAACAAAGTCAATACACTTAGTCCAAGGGAAAGGGCACTTTGGAAGTGGGCAAACGTTGATAATTTggatctttttcttcaagatgTCTATAGATATTACTTGGGGAATGGTTACTTTTGCATAATCCTAGAAAAAATCCTCAATCTGGCCACCTTAATCTTTGTTATTTTCACCTCAACTTATGGGGGATATTGTATCGACTACTCTAAAATCTCAACAAGTAACCGATTGTCGGATGTGACCATCGATAAGTGCTACTCTAGTAGTATCACTGGCTTCACCAAACTTCTACTGTGGATTTTTTACGTATTTGTTGTCCTGAAGATTGCACAGCTTTATTTCGATGTtcagaatttgaaagatattcaTAATTTTTACTCGTATCTTCTAAATGTTTCTGACAAGGAATTGCAAACCATTCCTTGGCAAACTATCATTCAGCAGATCATGTATCTTAAAGATCAGAATGCCTTGACTGCTAACGTTTTGGAAGTCAAGGCCAAAAATCGAATAGATGCGCATGATGTAGCTAATAGAATCATGAGAAAGGAAAATTATCTGATAGCTATGTACAACAATGAAGTTTTGGATCTATCACTACCCTTTCCGCTTTATCGTACGAGTACACTGACCAAGACGTTAGAATGGAATATTAACCTCTGCATTTTGGGTTATGCTTTTAATGAGTCGGGGCTAATAAAGCAGAGTTTCTTGAAGCCATCTCAACACGAATATATAAAGGAGGaactaaaaaaaagattccTGTTAGCAGGCTTCCTAAACATTGTTTTGTCACCCTTCCTTGTGAcgtattttcttttactttATTTCCTGAGGTATTTCAACGAGTATAAGACTTCCCCAGGTACATTAGGTGCTCGTCAATACACTTTAATGGCGGAATGGAAATTTAGAGAGTATAATGAGTTATTTCACCTATTTCAGAAAAGAATGGGACTGAGCACCGAGCTAGCAAATAGATATATCAATCAATTTCCCAAAGAAGAGACCAATTTAATGTTTAAGTTCGTCGCTTTCATTAGCGGATCATTTGTAGCAATTTTGGCTATATTAACTGTCTTTGATCCTGAGAATTTTctaaattttgaaattaccAATGATAGAACGGCATTATTTTACATAACTGTGATGGGAGCTATATGGACTGTGTGTCGAAACTCTGTATCCGATGAGTACAACGTATTTGACCCAGAAGAAACATTGCAAGAGTTGGCAACATATACGCATTATATGCCGCATGAGTGGGAGGGAAGGTATCATACGGaggaagtgaaaaatgagTTTTGTAAATTGTACAATTTGAGAATAATAGTTCTGGTTAGGGAGTTGGCAAGTTTGGTTATTACGCCTTTCATACTTTGGTATTCTTTACCCAAGAGTGCTGATAGAATCGTTGAATTTTTTAGAGATAATACAATTCATGTGGATGGATTAGGATATGTCTGTAAGTACGCAATGTTTGACATTAATGAAACTCTTGAACACAAAAATGGCAAGAGTAAATTAAAGGCTCCTTTACAAAGCAAAGATACTCAAGATGGGAGAAAAGTAAATTTGAGGGAGATTATCTCTGAAGATCTATCAGATACTAATGACTCTGATAGCGAAGAAAATGATGCTGCCGTTAATAAAATGATGCAGTCATACATGTATTTTATCGACGATTATGAAAACAGCAGTAAAGTGGTAGGTAAGCATCAGCTTCCAACCAAAAGATATGGTGACGAGACAAAGCTTTCTCCAATGCTCAATAATAGCTACTCATGGAAGAAGCAATTTAGGCCTGGTCAAAAACCTGAGCTATTTAGAATTGGGAAGCACTCGCTGGAAACCAGACAACCGGTTGCTACAAACAAGTCTTCGACTACCagtaagaaaaaaagaagcgtAAACAGACGCCTCtctgaaaatgataacaTTAATTTGGGAAATTCGTTTATCGGTTCTATTCCAGCACCATCTTATGAGCTGCAGAATAACATCAAATCCGGAAACTCGCGTAATGAAAGTGGAGCGGGTGGTATTTTTAACCTTGTGAAAGAGTTCTACAATCAATCTGAACTGGGTAGATAA
- the RPC53 gene encoding DNA-directed RNA polymerase III subunit C53 (similar to Saccharomyces cerevisiae RPC53 (YDL150W); ancestral locus Anc_7.329), with amino-acid sequence MSSGNGSKRLPSLKSSSGASGLKFKPKFVARRTKEERDASAPKIKQEESQKPAYDKKKAQEKRPASNQQRRVPRYLNNTHVISSGPLAAGNFVSDKGGDFKKSFIKSEGGSTSLVHKGLQTIDNAAVESEDDQDDADEEKKETADNNQRKSKSKFNMGREYTVHELTEDNYEEEEFDSDVNMDDEAWQAKRVEELFPIRPIRIRHDDLDTVQKEVQDSFSEGTTREATPMIQIKKEDHNRGFESKETDLQQLLKAKEENMLDRIKKLNFQEQFRSLDEKESLQEMKNLTEDHLRIWKKLNKINNKPKRFVLFQLPSKLPSFEEITPKTENEQTDHRLLSTQDSTQSEQENKQSGIDFSAKKNRKQEVVKENFTPQDSLTGKIGSLRVHKSGRLSVEIGGVIMDINRGADTSFLQDVASVNDNGETPTVELLGRLDGRMVVTPRF; translated from the coding sequence ATGAGTAGTGGAAATGGCTCCAAAAGATTGCCGTCGTTGAAGAGCTCTTCTGGTGCCTCTGGTCTAAAATTTAAACCAAAATTTGTTGCCAGAAGGAcgaaagaagaaagagatgCATCAGCACCAAAGATAAAGCAGGAGGAGTCTCAAAAACCTGCATACGATAAGAAAAAGGcacaagaaaaaagacCTGCTAGTAATCAACAGCGGCGAGTACCACGTTATTTGAATAATACCCACGTCATTTCTTCTGGTCCTCTAGCAGCAGGAAACTTTGTCAGTGACAAAGGTGgtgatttcaagaaaagtttcatcaaATCTGAAGGTGGCTCTACATCATTGGTACATAAGGGTTTACAGACCATCGATAATGCGGCTGTAGAATCTGAAGATGATCAAGATGATGCCgatgaggaaaagaaagaaacaGCAGACAacaatcaaagaaaaagcaagtCGAAGTTCAACATGGGGAGAGAGTATACAGTTCACGAGCTGACAGAGGATAACTAcgaggaagaagaatttgatagTGATGTAAATATGGATGACGAAGCCTGGCAAGCCAAAAGGGTTGAAGAACTATTCCCGATTCGACCAATAAGAATTAGACATGATGACCTTGATACAGTTCAAAAGGAGGTTCAAGATTCATTCTCAGAAGGCACTACAAGAGAGGCAACACCGAtgattcaaataaaaaaggaagatcACAACAGAGGGTTCGAGTCCAAGGAAACGGATCTGCAACAGCTCTTGAAAGCAAAAGAGGAAAACATGCTTGacagaataaaaaaattgaattttcaagagCAGTTTCGTTCATTAGACGAGAAAGAATCCcttcaagaaatgaaaaacttgacAGAAGATCATTTAcgtatttggaaaaaactaaacaaaatcaacaacaaaCCGAAGAGatttgttttatttcaaTTACCATCTAAATTGCCAAGTTTCGAAGAAATAACACCAAAAACCGAGAACGAGCAAACAGATCATCGATTACTCTCGACTCAAGATTCCACCCAATCTGAGCAAGAGAACAAACAAAGTGGCATAGACTTCAGCGCAAAGAAGAACAGAAAGCAAGAAGTGGTAAAAGAGAACTTTACTCCACAAGATTCACTCACCGGGAAAATTGGTTCTTTAAGAGTTCACAAATCAGGAAGACTTTCGGTCGAGATAGGTGGGGTAATAATGGATATAAACAGAGGTGCTGATACCAGCTTTCTGCAAGACGTAGCGTCTGTAAACGACAATGGCGAAACGCCAACCGTGGAACTCTTGGGACGTCTCGACGGAAGAATGGTTGTCACTCCGAGATTTTGA
- the SAS10 gene encoding rRNA-processing protein SAS10 (similar to Saccharomyces cerevisiae SAS10 (YDL153C); ancestral locus Anc_7.330), which produces MARNKNRIQSKKHSVNEQPEPPYGLNEVDDFASKREKLLLSESTMRDAEEEEDILPDEEEEEVLAMSTDESSEEDEDGEEEDEYEEEEEKLDGEKAYRKVFGRKLDLNNTTEAEGGTMLDNENAWGSTKGEYYGADDLDDDETAKDIEEEALRQRKKHLEDMNMNDYLDDELDDEWSKDAKAFDIGEFKETTKQNGDALDIKNFHSMDPEVKQEYLNTFFPEFLPLSKELTKLLPVLENLKKKEESEITLIKKIALSSYIGVLSSYFGVLLHEFKNNEEFSTMRDHPVMEMLLTAKEVWRQASSLPDDMNLDNGSETDGELAEEHISDNNEDENLDESDAARLTVLTSEDTKRVDDDEENEDNVSASSSANSDTEEGEEDEEDVDLDDFEEYVALSRVNRKKSGKEVEEQSQHDSDLDDYNEGDMADVDAQEKKARRKTLRFYTSKIDQQQNKKIDRLKGDDDIPYKERLFERQQRLIEEARKRGLHSGNGEDLDTKDFGSDDEATSKLIKSDGEKDYFNLIQERREHKKDSRREAHKAAVKAAKEGKLAELAEGLGEDGKRAINYQILKNKGLTPKRKKDNRNSRVKKRKKFEKAQKKLKSVRAVYSGGQDGAYEGEKTGIKKNLVKSVKFKM; this is translated from the coding sequence ATGGCCAGAAATAAGAATAGAatacaatcaaaaaaacattcTGTTAACGAACAACCGGAACCGCCTTATGGATTAAATGAGGTCGATGATTttgcttcaaaaagagaaaaacttCTTCTGAGTGAGTCCACAATGAGAGATGCtgaggaagaggaagatatTCTGCCGGAtgaggaagaggaagaggtTCTTGCTATGAGTACTGATGAGTCCTctgaagaggatgaagatggggaagaagaggatgaatatgaggaagaagaagaaaagctCGATGGGGAAAAGGCCTACAGAAAAGTATTCGGAAGAAAGCTCGATCTGAATAATACTACTGAGGCAGAAGGAGGAACAATGcttgataatgaaaatgcatGGGGCTCAACGAAAGGAGAATACTACGGTGCTGATGATCtagacgatgatgaaactGCAAAAGACATAGAAGAGGAGGCTTTGcgtcaaagaaaaaaacatttgGAAGACATGAATATGAACGACTATCTCGATGATGAACTTGATGATGAATGGAGCAAAGATGCAAAAGCGTTCGATATTGgtgaattcaaagaaaccACAAAGCAAAATGGCGATGCTCTTGACATTAAAAACTTCCACAGTATGGATCCAGAAGTAAAACAAGAATATTTAaatacattttttcctgAATTTTTACCTTTATCCAAAGAGCTTACAAAATTATTACCTGTTCTTGAGAAccttaaaaaaaaagaagagtcGGAAATTACcttgataaagaaaattgcCCTTTCCAGTTATATCGGTGTGCTGTCCTCTTATTTTGGTGTTCTGCTCCATGAGTTCAAAAATAACGAGGAGTTCTCGACAATGAGGGATCACCCTGTTATGGAAATGCTACTGACAGCCAAAGAAGTTTGGAGGCAAGCAAGCAGTTTGCCAGATGATATGAACTTAGATAACGGCAGTGAAACTGACGGAGAATTAGCGGAGGAACATATTTCCGacaataatgaagatgaaaacCTCGATGAATCTGATGCCGCAAGACTAACGGTCCTGACATCGGAGGATACAAAGAGagttgatgatgatgaggagaATGAAGACAACGTATCAGCCTCTAGCAGCGCAAACAGTGATACAGAAGAAggtgaagaagatgaagaagatgttgATCTTGATGACTTTGAAGAGTACGTTGCATTATCTCGTGTTAACAGAAAGAAGAGCGGAAAAGAAGTGGAAGAACAGTCACAACATGATTCAGATCTTGATGACTACAATGAGGGTGATATGGCAGATGTTGATGCCCAGGAGAAAAAGGCACGCCGTAAGACACTACGTTTTTACACATCCAAGATTGATCAACAACAGAATAAGAAAATAGATCGATTGAAGGGTGACGATGATATTCCATATAAAGAGCGTCTTTTCGAAAGGCAACAAAGACTGATAGAAGAAGCTCGTAAGCGTGGCCTACATAGCGGAAATGGAGAAGATCTGGATACAAAAGATTTCGGTTCCGATGACGAAGCCACATCAAAACTTATAAAAAGCGATGGAGAAAAAGATTACTTCAATTTAATTCAGGAGAGAAGAGAACACAAGAAAGACTCGCGCCGGGAAGCTCATAAAGCTGCGGTCAAAGCAGCTaaagaaggaaaattgGCAGAACTGGCCGAAGGTCTTGGAGAGGATGGTAAACGTGCGATCAACTACCAAATTCTAAAGAATAAGGGTTTGACTccaaagagaaagaaggaCAACAGAAATTCACGTgtcaagaagagaaagaagttcGAAAAAGCTCAAAAGAAACTCAAGTCTGTTCGCGCAGTCTATTCTGGTGGTCAAGATGGTGCATACGAAGGTGAAAAGACGGGTATTAAGAAGAATTTGGTCAAGTCTGTCAAATTTAAAATGTGA
- the CLB3 gene encoding B-type cyclin CLB3 (similar to Saccharomyces cerevisiae CLB3 (YDL155W) and CLB4 (YLR210W); ancestral locus Anc_7.332), with product MHYTSHSMSSAVGFESTNENENPSLKKYGSSIANYKDNAKTNRQQSVPHHRVALSDVTSQISNRPLPVSSSTISQDSLDRIKKVGNMVRNENYFMQDEGEGVTIDEEENDLRSLRESQSDSAMQVELQREQVSSVGEADEGDEDEYNEVESEDEVKEPLFPEVTTRSQTILEEAYQKYHRDTADPMDDDTYDVVMVAELSKDIFGYMKELEMKYRPNPHYMTSQPELKWSYRSTLIDWIVQVHSRFQLLPETLYLTINIIDRFLSKKTVTLNRFQLVGASALFIAAKYEEINCPTLKDIVYMLDNAYTREDIIKAEKYMIDTLEFEIGWPGPMSFLRRISKADEYEYDIRTLAKYLLETTIMDPKLAAAPPSWLASGAYFLSRVILGSNNWSSKHVYYSGYTQEQIFTLATVILENCRYAERRHQAILKKYSERRQHRSAQVVAKWIALAEKKVDHTTA from the coding sequence ATGCATTACACGTCTCATTCGATGAGCTCAGCCGTTGGGTTCGAATCAACcaatgaaaatgagaatCCAAGCCTGAAAAAGTACGGATCTTCGATCGCCAACTATAAGGATAATGCCAAAACAAACAGGCAACAGAGTGTTCCACATCATCGTGTTGCCTTGAGTGATGTTACTTCACAGATCTCAAATAGGCCCCTCCCTGTCTCTTCCAGTACAATTTCACAAGATTCTTTGGACCGTATTAAGAAAGTGGGAAATATGGTCAGAAACGAAAACTATTTTATGCAAGACGAAGGCGAAGGTGTCACAatcgatgaagaagagaatgaTCTGCGGAGTCTCAGGGAATCTCAAAGCGATAGTGCTATGCAGGTCGAGTTGCAGCGAGAGCAGGTTTCTTCAGTAGGGGAGGCTGATGAGGGAGATGAAGACGAATATAACGAAGTAGAGAGCGAAGATGAAGTGAAAGAGCCGCTGTTTCCGGAAGTGACAACCAGATCGCAAACCATTCTAGAAGAAgcatatcaaaaatatcaccGAGATACTGCTGATCCAATGGATGATGATACATATGACGTGGTTATGGTGGCAGAACTAAGTAAAGACATTTTTGGATACATGAAAGAGTtagaaatgaaatataGGCCGAATCCTCATTACATGACTTCTCAACCAGAATTGAAATGGTCATATAGAAGTACGTTAATCGATTGGATTGTACAGGTACATTCCCGGTTCCAACTTCTGCCTGAAACTCTTTATCTGACCATTAATATCATTGATAGGTTTTTGTCAAAGAAGACTGTAACTCTGAATAGATTTCAGCTCGTGGGTGCGTCTGCGTTATTTATTGCTGCTAAATATGAAGAGATAAACTGTccaactttgaaagatattgTCTACATGCTAGATAATGCATACACACGAGAGGATATCATTaaagcagaaaaatatatgatAGATACGCTAGAATTCGAAATAGGTTGGCCAGGTCCAATGTCGTTTCTAAGGAGAATAAGCAAAGCAGACGAATATGAGTATGATATCCGGACTTTGGCCAAATATTTACTGGAGACAACGATAATGGATCCCAAGCTGGCAGCAGCGCCTCCAAGTTGGTTGGCAAGTGGTGCTTATTTTTTAAGCAGAGTTATTTTGGGCTCCAATAATTGGTCAAGCAAGCATGTTTACTATTCAGGCTACACACAAGAACAAATCTTTACGCTGGCAACTGtaattttggaaaactgTAGATATGCAGAAAGACGTCACCAGGctatattgaaaaagtatTCTGAACGCCGTCAACATCGCTCAGCGCAAGTTGTAGCCAAATGGATAGCTTTGGccgaaaaaaaagttgaccACACCACTGCATGA